Proteins encoded by one window of Lathyrus oleraceus cultivar Zhongwan6 chromosome 1, CAAS_Psat_ZW6_1.0, whole genome shotgun sequence:
- the LOC127085195 gene encoding tubby-like F-box protein 8, whose translation MSFRSIVRDVRDSFGSLSRRSFDVKLAGHHHRGKSHGSVQDLHDQPLVIQNSCWASLPPELLFDVIRRLEESENTWPSRKHVVACASVCQSWRNMCKDIVKSPEFCGKLTFPVSLKQPGPRDGIIQCFIKRDKSNLTYHLFLCLSPALLVENGKFLLSAKRTRRTTYTEYVISMDADNISRSSNTYIGKLRSNFLGTKFIIYDTQPPHTSAHICPPGIGKTSRRFSKKVSPKVPSGSYNIAQVTYELNVLGTRGPRKMHCIMHSIPNSALDAGGSVPGQPELIPRSLEDSFRSISFSKSLDHSIEFSSSRFSEIGGSCNEDDDGKTRPLVLKNKPPRWHEQLQCWCLNFRGRVTVASVKNFQLIASTQPPAGAPTPSQPAPPEHDKIILQFGKVGKDMFTMDYRYPLSAFQAFAICLSSFDTKLACE comes from the exons ATGTCATTCCGTAGCATAGTTCGTGACGTTCGTGATAGTTTTGGGAGTTTATCTAGGCGTAGTTTTGATGTCAAACTTGCTGGTCATCATCATAGGGGAAAATCTCATGGTTCGGTACAGGATCTGCATGATCAGCCGCTTGTTATTCAAAATAGTTGCTGGGCGAGCTTACCCCCAGAATTACTATTTGATGTAATTCGACGGCTAGAGGAGAGTGAGAATACTTGGCCTTCACGAAAGCATGTAGTTGCTTGTGCTTCTGTTTGCCAGTCTTGGAGGAATATGTGCAAGGACATCGTTAAGAGCCCCGAGTTCTGCGGCAAACTTACATTCCCCGTGTCCCTGAAGCAG CCTGGGCCGCGTGATGGAATCATTCAATGCTTTATCAAAAGAGATAAATCTAACTTAACATACCACCTATTCCTTTGTCTGAGCCCCG CTTTGTTAGTTGAAAATGGAAAATTCCTCCTCTCTGCTAAGAGGACAAGAAGAACAACCTACACTGAGTATGTTATTTCCATGGATGCTGACAACATCTCTAGATCAAGTAATACTTACATTGGAAAGCTGAG ATCAAACTTTCTCGGAACAAAATTTATTATATATGATACACAGCCTCCCCACACTTCTGCCCATATATGTCCTCCGGGGATTGGGAAGACGAGCCGGAGATTTTCTAAAAAGGTATCGCCTAAGGTCCCATCTGGGAGTTACAACATAGCTCAGGTAACATATGAACTGAATGTTCTCGGGACTCGTGGCCCAAGGAAGATGCACTGCATTATGCATTCAATACCAAATTCAGCCCTTGATGCGGGCGGTTCTGTTCCCGGACAGCCAGAGCTTATTCCCCGTTCCCTGGAGGACTCATTCCGTAGCATCTCATTTTCGAAGTCCCTAGATCATTCCATCGAGTTCAGCAGTTCAAGATTTTCTGAGATCGGGGGATCATGCAACGAGGATGATGATGGCAAGACAAGACCGTTGGTTCTGAAAAACAAGCCTCCAAGATGGCACGAACAATTGCAGTGCTGGTGCCTTAATTTCCGCGGACGAGTAACTGTCGCGTCTGTTAAAAACTTTCAGCTGATTGCCTCCACCCAACCACCTGCTGGCGCACCGACGccatctcaaccagctccaccAGAACATGATAAGATTATTCTGCAATTCGGCAAAGTTGGGAAAGATATGTTCACCATGGATTATCGATATCCTTTATCTGCATTCCAAGCTTTTGCAATATGCTTGAGCAGCTTTGACACCAAGCTGGCTTGTGAATAA